The Lactuca sativa cultivar Salinas chromosome 2, Lsat_Salinas_v11, whole genome shotgun sequence genome includes a window with the following:
- the LOC111889356 gene encoding serine/threonine protein phosphatase 2A 57 kDa regulatory subunit B' theta isoform: protein MIKQILNRIPRKTHKSTENRDGGNSNSSSNASTSSRGNSDVANSRSGSSNPTSGHGQNLQSASNTGLTQGSNKLDNAPNSKLNGNPAVSNAYEALPSFKDVPNSEKQNLFIKKLNLCCVVFDFTDPTKTLKEKEVKRQTLVELVDYVSSANGKFSENVMQEIVKMVSINIFRRLTPQPRDNKILETFDGEEEEPSMDPAWPHLQLVYEFLLRFVASPETDAKLAKRYIDHTFILRWLDLFDSEDPREREYLKFVLHRMYGKFMVHRPFIRKAINNIFFRFIFETEKHNGIAELLEILGSIINGFALPLKEEHKLFLVRALIPLHKPKCIPMYHQQLSYCITQFVEKDCKLADTVIRGLLKYWPITNSSKEVMFLSELEEVLEATQPPEFQRCMVPLFRQISHCLSSSHFQVAERALFLWNNDHIENLIKQNRKVILPIIFPALERNTKSHWNQAVRSLTLNVRKIFSDSDPQLFEECLSKFQQDESRKEETISKREAVWKRLEEVAANRSMSTTAPG, encoded by the exons ATGATCAAACAGATACTCAATAGGATCCCACGGAAGACACATAAGTCAACCGAAAATCGAGATGGAGGGAACTCTAATTCATCTTCGAATGCATCAACCAGTTCAAGGGGCAACAGTGATGTAGCAAATAGTCGATCTGGTAGTTCAAATCCTACATCTGGTCATGGGCAAAATCTTCAATCTGCTTCAAATACTGGCCTAACACAAGGGTCTAATAAGCTTGATAATGCTCCAAATTCAAAGTTGAATGGGAATCCAGCAGTTTCCAATGCATACGAAGCTTTACCTAGCTTCAAAGATGTTCCAAACTCTGAGAAACAAAACTTGTTCATCAAAAAGTTGAATCTGTGCTGTGTTGTGTTTGACTTCACCGACCCCACAAAGACTTTGAAAGAAAAGGAGGTCAAAAGACAGACTTTGGTTGAACTTGTTGATTATGTTTCTTCTGCAAATGGGAAATTTTCAGAAAATGTGATGCAAGAAATAGTGAAGATGGTGTCTATAAACATATTTAGAAGACTCACACCACAACCTCGTGATAACAAAATATTAGAAACTTTTGATGGGGAAGAAGAAGAACCCTCCATGGATCCAGCATGGCCTCATTTGCAGCTAGTGTATGAGTTCCTTCTAAGGTTTGTAGCATCACCAGAGACAGATGCAAAGCTGGCTAAAAGGTATATTGACCATACTTTTATATTGAGGTGGCTTGACTTGTTTGACTCTGAGGATCCAAGAGAACGCGAGTACTTAAAATTTGTACTTCATCGTATGTATGGAAAGTTCATGGTGCATCGTCCATTTATCAGGAAAGCAATCAACAACATATTCTTTCGGTTCATTTTTGAAACTGAAAAACATAATGGAATTGCAGAGCTTCTAGAAATTCTAGGAAGTATTATCAATGGTTTTGCTTTGCCATTGAAGGAAGAGCACAAGCTCTTTCTTGTTAGGGCATTAATACCCCTCCACAAGCCCAAATGCATACCGATGTACCATCAACAATTATCTTACTGCATCACTCAATTCGTTGAAAAAGACTGCAAACTTGCTGATACTGTTATTAGAGGTTTATTGAAGTATTGGCCAATTACAAACAGTTCAAAGGAGGTGATGTTCTTGAGCGAGCTTGAGGAGGTTCTAGAAGCCACTCAGCCGCCTGAGTTTCAAAGATGTATGGTGCCTCTGTTTCGCCAGATTTCTCACTGTTTGAGCAGTTCACACTTTCAG GTGGCTGAAAGAGCATTGTTTCTGTGGAACAATGACCATATTGAGAACCTAATAAAACAGAACCGGAAAGTAATCCTCCCGATCATATTCCCGGCGTTGGAAAGAAACACGAAAAGCCACTGGAATCAAGCAGTGCGGAGCCTGACTTTAAATGTGCGCAAAATCTTCTCTGATTCGGACCCTCAGCTGTTTGAGGAGTGCCTGTCGAAATTCCAACAAGATGAATCCCGAAAGGAGGAAACCATTTCCAAACGTGAAGCCGTATGGAAACGCCTCGAAGAAGTTGCTGCAAACAGATCCATGTCCACCACTGCCCCTGGCTAG